The following coding sequences lie in one Capnocytophaga stomatis genomic window:
- the pruA gene encoding L-glutamate gamma-semialdehyde dehydrogenase: MGKGFFKVPKAVNEPVKSYAKGTPEREAVLKAYKELWNSTIDVPLYIGAEQIRTGKTKNMTAPHNHKHVVGTYHLAEKQHVEKAIATALEARKKWAALPWQERASIFLKAAELIAGPYRAKINAATMIAQSKTIHQAEIDSACELIDFLRFNVEFMANIYNDQPISTDGVWNRVEYRPLEGFVYAVTPFNFTAISGNLPASAALMGNVVIWKPSNAQVFSANVIMQIFKEAGLPDGVINFINGDAAMITETLLASADFAGIHFTGSTGVFQDIWKKIGNNIHNYKTYPKIVGETGGKDFIVAHPSAISKQVATAITRGAFEFQGQKCSAASRVYLPKSKADEILNFVKEDVLSFKMGSPENMENFITAVIHESSFDKLAKYIDQAKKDADAEVFVGGGYDKSEGYFIEPTVIVTTNPKYATMETELFGPVVTVYVYDDNKWEETLKLVDETSEYALTGAVFSQDRYALSQAIKALEDAAGNFYINDKPTGAVVGQQPFGGARASGTNDKAGSAQNLLRWVSPRLIKETFVSPTDYRYPFLG; the protein is encoded by the coding sequence ATGGGAAAAGGATTTTTTAAAGTGCCGAAAGCTGTAAACGAGCCGGTAAAATCGTATGCGAAAGGAACGCCCGAGCGTGAGGCTGTTCTCAAAGCGTATAAAGAGTTATGGAACAGTACTATAGATGTTCCTCTGTATATTGGAGCGGAACAAATCAGAACTGGCAAAACCAAAAATATGACTGCCCCGCACAATCATAAGCACGTGGTAGGTACATATCATCTTGCGGAGAAACAACACGTGGAGAAGGCAATCGCAACCGCTTTGGAGGCTCGCAAAAAATGGGCAGCCCTTCCTTGGCAAGAGCGTGCTTCCATCTTTTTGAAAGCAGCCGAACTCATCGCGGGACCTTATCGGGCGAAAATCAATGCCGCCACTATGATTGCACAATCAAAAACCATTCATCAGGCGGAGATTGACTCGGCTTGTGAACTTATCGACTTCCTTCGTTTTAATGTGGAATTTATGGCGAATATCTACAACGACCAACCGATATCTACAGACGGGGTTTGGAATCGGGTAGAATATCGTCCGTTAGAGGGATTCGTGTATGCGGTTACGCCTTTTAACTTTACTGCGATTTCGGGTAACCTTCCGGCAAGTGCCGCCCTAATGGGGAACGTAGTAATCTGGAAGCCAAGTAACGCCCAAGTATTTTCAGCAAACGTAATTATGCAAATTTTCAAAGAAGCCGGACTTCCTGACGGGGTAATCAACTTCATCAATGGCGACGCTGCAATGATTACCGAAACATTACTTGCCAGTGCTGACTTCGCCGGAATTCATTTCACGGGATCAACAGGTGTGTTCCAAGACATCTGGAAAAAAATAGGCAATAACATTCACAATTATAAGACCTACCCGAAAATTGTAGGCGAAACCGGAGGGAAAGATTTCATCGTTGCACATCCGTCGGCGATTTCTAAACAAGTGGCGACGGCAATCACACGCGGGGCATTCGAGTTTCAAGGTCAAAAATGTTCGGCAGCATCACGCGTGTATCTTCCCAAATCGAAAGCTGATGAAATTTTAAACTTTGTTAAAGAAGACGTGCTTTCTTTCAAGATGGGTTCTCCGGAGAATATGGAAAACTTCATTACTGCGGTGATTCACGAAAGTTCTTTCGATAAATTGGCAAAATATATCGACCAAGCAAAAAAAGACGCCGATGCTGAGGTTTTCGTTGGGGGCGGTTATGATAAATCGGAAGGATATTTCATTGAGCCTACGGTTATTGTAACTACAAATCCGAAATACGCAACTATGGAAACGGAGCTTTTCGGTCCGGTGGTGACAGTTTATGTTTATGATGACAATAAATGGGAAGAAACACTCAAATTGGTAGATGAAACTTCGGAGTACGCACTTACGGGAGCTGTTTTCTCACAAGACAGATACGCTCTTAGCCAAGCAATAAAGGCGTTGGAAGATGCAGCCGGAAACTTTTACATTAATGACAAGCCAACCGGAGCTGTGGTAGGGCAACAGCCTTTCGGTGGAGCTCGTGCATCGGGGACAAATGACAAAGCAGGTTCTGCTCAGAACTTATTGCGTTGGGTTTCACCTCGATTGATTAAAGAAACCTTCGTTTCTCCTACGGATTATCGTTATCCGTTCTTAGGATAG
- a CDS encoding 2Fe-2S iron-sulfur cluster-binding family protein, giving the protein MNDVTLKITDRDGVLHELKAPTDMNMNLMEVMRAYEIAQDGEIGVCGGMAMCASCQCYVQNDVLLPEKSDEEEAMLFEAYHVQENSRLGCQIPVTEDIEGLEVILAPYP; this is encoded by the coding sequence ATGAATGATGTTACTCTGAAGATAACAGACCGCGACGGTGTACTACACGAGCTAAAAGCTCCTACGGATATGAATATGAACCTGATGGAGGTAATGAGGGCTTACGAGATTGCTCAAGATGGGGAGATAGGCGTTTGTGGAGGTATGGCAATGTGTGCTTCGTGTCAGTGTTATGTGCAAAATGACGTGTTATTGCCGGAAAAATCTGATGAGGAAGAAGCTATGCTTTTTGAGGCGTATCACGTACAAGAAAATAGCAGATTAGGATGTCAAATCCCTGTAACAGAGGATATAGAAGGTTTGGAAGTGATTTTGGCTCCATATCCGTAG
- a CDS encoding DUF6261 family protein, whose translation MKNYKLTSIHLSGLKNTEFAQLLVRFFEDFETSGLDLETDTDFKRLFELIKSKKPTFDEALDQVRGSEESDKIKKADKERDNLLKSLRSATNAYKYSNNQKEKDAFATVSLLLSEYKNVENDGYEQATYRLSNLTERLQNEEYKEAVKELSLGKFVANLAEANRKFNEVFSIRSSKAIQKPSYNVKELRKELTNIYKDLADYTFILARIRNDDFFTKALGVINNGRKYFADTIIARRNAAKTNSKKDKNKPEEQ comes from the coding sequence ATGAAAAATTATAAATTGACAAGCATTCATCTTTCCGGCTTAAAGAATACGGAATTTGCCCAATTATTGGTGCGTTTTTTTGAAGATTTTGAAACTTCGGGGTTGGATTTGGAAACAGATACGGATTTCAAACGACTTTTTGAGCTTATCAAGTCCAAAAAACCGACCTTTGATGAAGCACTTGACCAAGTTAGAGGTAGCGAAGAGTCTGATAAAATTAAAAAAGCCGATAAAGAAAGAGATAATTTGCTTAAATCACTTCGTTCGGCTACAAACGCCTATAAGTATTCAAATAACCAAAAAGAAAAAGACGCTTTTGCAACCGTTAGTTTACTTCTTTCAGAATATAAGAACGTAGAAAATGACGGGTATGAACAAGCTACTTATCGTTTGTCAAATCTCACCGAGAGATTGCAAAATGAAGAATATAAGGAAGCTGTTAAGGAATTATCTTTGGGTAAATTTGTTGCAAATCTGGCTGAAGCTAATAGAAAATTTAATGAAGTATTTTCTATTCGCTCTTCCAAAGCAATACAAAAACCATCTTACAATGTGAAAGAGCTCAGAAAAGAGCTTACCAATATTTATAAAGATTTAGCGGACTATACTTTTATTTTGGCTCGTATTCGTAATGATGATTTCTTCACAAAAGCACTCGGGGTTATCAATAACGGACGTAAATACTTTGCAGATACAATCATAGCTCGGCGTAATGCTGCCAAAACGAACTCAAAAAAGGATAAAAATAAGCCCGAAGAACAATAA
- the rny gene encoding ribonuclease Y has protein sequence MTTLILGIVVATIFGLIIGFAIAKVLEKKNASKIITNAQTEASTLLKDAKNEAENIKKDKILQAKEKFLELKSEHEKVIASKDKKMAEAEKRIRDKESQVSNELAQNKRLKEDLDNKNKEAEQRLQNIDKKQEEIERLHKNQVKQLELISGLSAEEAKTQLTDSLKSEAQADAMAYIQSTIEEAKLTARQEAKKIIINTIQRIGTEEAIDNCVSVFNLESDDIKGRIIGREGRNIRALEAATGVEIIVDDTPEAIILSCFDAVRREIARLSLHKLVTDGRIHPARIEEVVEKTTKQIEDEIAEIGKRTVIDLGIHGLHPELVKCVGRMKYRSSYGQNLLQHSREVAKLCGLMAAELGLNVKLAKRAGLLHDIGKVPQVETEVPHAILGMEWAEKYGEKPEVCNAIGAHHDEIEMTSLLSPIVQVCDAISGARPGARRQVLDSYIQRLKDLEDAAFSFQGVKKAYAIQAGRELRVIVESEKVSDDKAAELSFNLSQKIQTDMTYPGQVKITVIRETRAVNIAK, from the coding sequence ATGACGACACTTATATTAGGAATTGTAGTTGCAACCATTTTCGGACTAATTATCGGGTTTGCAATCGCAAAAGTTTTAGAAAAGAAAAACGCCTCAAAAATCATCACAAATGCTCAAACGGAAGCAAGCACATTGCTAAAAGACGCAAAAAATGAGGCAGAAAACATCAAAAAAGATAAGATTTTACAAGCGAAAGAGAAATTTTTGGAACTAAAATCCGAACACGAAAAAGTAATTGCGAGTAAGGACAAAAAAATGGCGGAAGCCGAAAAGCGTATTCGTGATAAAGAATCACAAGTTTCTAACGAATTAGCTCAAAACAAGCGTCTTAAAGAAGATTTAGACAATAAAAACAAAGAAGCCGAACAACGCTTACAAAACATTGATAAAAAACAGGAAGAAATTGAGCGTCTGCACAAAAACCAAGTGAAACAATTAGAGCTAATCTCCGGACTTTCGGCAGAGGAAGCAAAAACACAACTTACAGATTCACTGAAAAGTGAAGCACAGGCAGATGCAATGGCTTACATTCAAAGTACCATTGAAGAGGCTAAATTGACTGCTCGCCAAGAAGCTAAAAAGATAATTATCAACACAATACAAAGAATAGGAACAGAAGAAGCAATCGACAATTGTGTTTCTGTTTTCAACTTAGAGTCAGATGATATCAAAGGGCGTATCATTGGGCGTGAAGGTCGAAATATTCGTGCTTTGGAAGCTGCCACCGGTGTTGAAATTATTGTAGATGACACCCCTGAGGCGATTATTTTATCTTGTTTTGACGCTGTTCGCAGGGAAATTGCACGACTTTCACTACATAAATTAGTAACAGACGGACGTATCCACCCTGCTCGTATTGAAGAAGTTGTAGAAAAAACAACAAAGCAAATCGAAGATGAAATCGCAGAAATCGGTAAGCGTACCGTAATTGATTTAGGAATTCACGGACTACATCCGGAATTGGTTAAGTGCGTCGGGCGTATGAAATATCGTTCTTCATATGGTCAAAATTTGCTCCAGCACTCGCGCGAAGTTGCCAAATTATGCGGATTGATGGCAGCCGAATTAGGGCTAAACGTAAAATTAGCGAAACGTGCAGGATTATTACACGACATCGGAAAAGTGCCACAAGTTGAAACTGAAGTACCTCACGCAATATTGGGTATGGAATGGGCTGAAAAATATGGTGAAAAACCTGAAGTTTGCAATGCTATTGGAGCTCACCACGACGAGATTGAAATGACTTCGCTCCTTTCACCTATCGTTCAGGTTTGTGACGCCATTAGCGGGGCAAGACCGGGAGCTCGTCGTCAGGTGTTAGATTCGTACATTCAGCGTTTAAAAGACTTGGAGGATGCTGCTTTTTCTTTCCAAGGAGTCAAGAAAGCCTATGCTATTCAAGCGGGACGTGAATTACGTGTAATTGTTGAAAGTGAAAAAGTTAGCGATGACAAAGCAGCAGAGCTTTCATTCAATCTTTCGCAAAAAATCCAGACGGATATGACCTATCCGGGACAAGTAAAAATTACCGTTATCCGAGAAACAAGAGCAGTAAATATTGCTAAGTAA
- a CDS encoding 5'-methylthioadenosine/adenosylhomocysteine nucleosidase, with amino-acid sequence MKIGIIGAMELEINTLKKELNDIKTTTIGSFAFHEGKMHGVSVVVLLSGIGKVSASVGTTLLIEHFQPDMIINTGTAGGLGTSSVHDIILASEVRHHDVDVTAFGYEIGQQAQMPAAYLPDDKWFQLAKSVAEKHSNQLHCGLVVSGDSFISDPKRLKQIENTFPKAKAVEMEAAAIAQTCYLLKTPFIMLRAISDKAGEGDASSYEKFVVEAGKLSAEINIDIIKNIGN; translated from the coding sequence ATGAAAATCGGTATCATAGGAGCGATGGAGCTCGAAATAAATACATTAAAGAAAGAATTAAACGATATTAAGACAACCACAATCGGTTCGTTTGCATTTCACGAGGGGAAAATGCACGGCGTTTCCGTTGTAGTGCTTCTTTCGGGAATAGGAAAGGTAAGTGCTTCCGTGGGAACAACTTTACTCATTGAACACTTCCAACCGGATATGATTATCAATACAGGAACTGCGGGCGGATTAGGAACATCTTCCGTTCACGATATTATTTTAGCGAGCGAGGTTCGCCATCACGACGTTGACGTCACCGCATTCGGATATGAAATCGGGCAACAAGCACAGATGCCGGCTGCATATCTTCCTGACGATAAATGGTTTCAGTTAGCCAAATCCGTAGCCGAGAAACACAGTAATCAATTGCATTGCGGACTGGTAGTAAGCGGAGATTCCTTCATTTCCGACCCCAAACGCCTAAAACAAATTGAGAATACCTTCCCCAAAGCCAAAGCAGTTGAAATGGAAGCCGCAGCCATCGCACAGACTTGCTATTTGCTAAAAACTCCGTTTATTATGCTCCGAGCCATTTCCGATAAAGCCGGCGAAGGAGATGCTTCTTCCTACGAAAAGTTCGTTGTCGAAGCCGGAAAACTTTCTGCCGAAATAAACATTGATATTATCAAAAACATAGGAAATTAA
- the mfd gene encoding transcription-repair coupling factor, with protein sequence MQLFSKIEKGERCLTINHLAGASLSFIIANLYQNTNRNLFVMLSDKEEAAYFLNDLESLLGDENVIFFPDSYRRPYQIEDTDNANVLLRAEVLNRLGSQQTPLIVVSYPEALFEKVITRKQLEKNTLKIKKGDALPLDFLNEMLFTYNFNRTDFVTEPGEFSVRGGIVDVFSFSNNEPYRIELFGNEVESLRTFDVETQLSTRQLSQITIIPNVENKESEEVRQSFLEYISKETLFIGKDIDAFQAKIDRLFQKAVDIYDKMSKEVKHLAPEMLFCQSSTLTEQIKTFQSLFSGANSLFPSETIPFRTSPQPAFNKQFELLIAYLNEKHAEGFTNYIICSTEQQAKRFDDIFKEMEQKVHYQTAILSLHSGFVDSDNKINVFTDHQIFERYHKFHLKNGYAKKQAITLKELTQLTVGDYVTHIDHGIGKFAGLQKIEVEGKMQEAIKLIYGDRDVLFVSIHSLHKITKYNGKDGKPPKIYKLGSGAWKALKQKTKAKVKEIAFNLIQLYAKRKEASGFAFAHDSYMQNELEASFLYEDTPDQSKATAEVKADMESQKPMDRLVCGDVGFGKTEVAIRAAFKAVDNGKQVAVLVPTTILAFQHYQTFGNRMKDFPVRIDYLNRFRTAKEKKQILEDLAKGSIDVIIGTHQIVNESVKYKDLGLLIVDEEQKFGVGVKDKLKTLKENLDVLTLTATPIPRTLQFSLMAARDLSVINTPPPNRYPIDSQVIHFNEEIIRDAVLYEIQRGGQVFFINNRVENIREVAGMLQRLVPDAKIAVGHGQMDGKKLEETMLAFMDGAYDVLVATTIIESGLDVPNANTIFINNAHNFGLSDLHQMRGRVGRSNKKAFCYFITPPLVAMSDDARKRIQAVAQFTDLGSGFNIAMKDLEIRGAGDLLGGEQSGFINEIGFETYQKILQEAIVELKENEFSDLYQTKEEDKSYLSDTHIDSDFELLFPDTYINRVAERLNLYNELSNITSEADLLTYEKNLIDRFGQLPPQAVDLLNSVRLKWIATKMGIEKLVMKKGKMTGYFISDQQSPFYQSPRFHKVLQFVQRFPDRCKMQEKETRNGLRLLLIFERITSVDKALNIMQLLEK encoded by the coding sequence ATTCAATTATTTTCAAAAATAGAAAAAGGCGAACGCTGTTTAACTATTAATCATTTAGCAGGAGCTTCGTTATCCTTTATCATTGCCAATCTTTATCAAAACACAAACCGAAATTTATTCGTGATGCTTTCCGATAAAGAAGAAGCCGCTTATTTTTTGAACGATTTGGAAAGTTTGTTAGGCGATGAAAACGTGATTTTCTTCCCTGACAGTTACCGACGCCCGTATCAAATTGAGGACACGGATAATGCCAATGTGTTGCTTCGTGCCGAAGTGTTGAACAGATTAGGCTCACAGCAAACGCCCTTGATTGTAGTGAGTTATCCCGAAGCTCTTTTTGAGAAAGTAATTACACGCAAACAACTCGAAAAGAATACGTTAAAAATCAAAAAAGGAGATGCTCTGCCGTTGGATTTTCTCAACGAAATGCTTTTCACATACAATTTTAACCGAACCGATTTCGTTACCGAACCCGGAGAATTTTCCGTACGTGGCGGTATTGTGGACGTGTTTTCATTCTCCAATAACGAGCCTTACCGTATTGAATTATTCGGAAATGAAGTTGAAAGCCTCCGAACCTTTGACGTGGAAACTCAGCTTTCTACACGGCAGCTTTCTCAAATTACTATCATTCCGAATGTGGAAAATAAAGAGAGTGAGGAAGTCCGACAGTCATTTCTTGAATATATCTCAAAAGAAACGCTTTTCATTGGCAAAGATATTGACGCTTTTCAGGCAAAAATCGACCGTTTATTTCAAAAAGCAGTCGATATTTACGATAAAATGTCAAAAGAAGTCAAACATCTTGCTCCGGAAATGCTCTTCTGCCAAAGTTCAACCCTTACCGAGCAGATAAAAACCTTCCAGAGTTTATTTTCAGGGGCAAATTCGTTGTTTCCGTCCGAAACAATTCCGTTTAGAACCAGTCCGCAACCCGCTTTTAACAAACAGTTTGAACTTCTCATCGCTTATTTGAACGAAAAACACGCCGAAGGTTTCACTAACTATATTATTTGTTCCACTGAGCAACAAGCCAAACGCTTTGACGATATTTTCAAGGAAATGGAGCAAAAAGTGCATTATCAAACCGCCATTTTGTCGCTCCACAGCGGATTTGTAGATTCGGACAACAAAATCAACGTCTTCACCGACCATCAGATTTTTGAACGATATCATAAATTCCACTTAAAAAACGGATATGCCAAAAAGCAAGCCATTACACTCAAAGAACTCACTCAACTAACTGTTGGCGACTATGTTACGCACATCGACCACGGCATCGGGAAGTTCGCAGGCTTGCAAAAAATTGAAGTTGAAGGCAAAATGCAAGAAGCCATCAAGCTCATCTATGGCGACCGCGATGTGCTTTTCGTAAGCATTCATTCTCTGCATAAAATCACCAAGTACAACGGCAAAGACGGCAAACCTCCGAAGATTTACAAATTGGGTTCGGGAGCGTGGAAAGCCCTGAAACAGAAGACCAAAGCCAAAGTAAAAGAAATCGCCTTTAACCTCATTCAGCTTTACGCCAAGCGGAAGGAAGCCAGCGGTTTTGCCTTTGCTCACGACAGTTATATGCAAAACGAATTGGAAGCTTCGTTTCTGTACGAGGACACGCCCGACCAAAGCAAGGCCACCGCCGAAGTAAAAGCCGATATGGAAAGCCAAAAACCGATGGACAGGCTTGTTTGTGGCGATGTTGGCTTCGGGAAGACGGAAGTTGCCATTCGGGCTGCCTTCAAAGCGGTCGATAACGGCAAGCAAGTGGCAGTGCTTGTGCCAACTACCATTCTGGCATTTCAACATTATCAGACGTTTGGTAACCGAATGAAAGATTTTCCTGTACGGATTGATTATCTGAATCGTTTTCGTACAGCCAAAGAAAAAAAACAAATTTTGGAAGATTTGGCAAAAGGTTCGATTGATGTCATCATCGGTACGCATCAAATCGTAAATGAAAGCGTGAAATACAAGGACTTAGGGCTTTTAATCGTTGATGAAGAGCAGAAATTCGGCGTGGGCGTAAAAGACAAACTCAAAACGCTAAAAGAAAACCTTGACGTACTGACACTTACGGCAACGCCCATTCCGCGTACGCTTCAATTCAGCTTGATGGCGGCTCGCGACCTTTCGGTTATTAACACGCCTCCGCCAAATCGCTATCCTATTGATAGTCAAGTGATTCATTTTAATGAGGAAATCATTCGCGATGCGGTTTTATATGAAATTCAGCGGGGCGGACAGGTTTTTTTCATCAATAATCGGGTGGAAAATATCCGCGAAGTAGCTGGAATGTTGCAAAGGCTGGTTCCCGATGCCAAAATCGCTGTCGGACACGGGCAAATGGACGGCAAAAAACTCGAAGAAACAATGCTTGCCTTTATGGACGGGGCGTACGATGTGTTGGTTGCCACAACCATTATTGAAAGCGGGTTGGACGTGCCGAATGCCAATACCATTTTCATTAACAACGCTCATAATTTCGGGCTTTCTGACCTGCACCAAATGCGTGGGCGTGTGGGACGGAGCAACAAAAAAGCGTTTTGTTATTTCATCACGCCTCCGCTTGTGGCAATGTCCGATGATGCTCGAAAACGTATACAAGCCGTTGCTCAATTCACCGATTTGGGAAGTGGCTTTAACATCGCTATGAAAGATTTGGAAATACGAGGAGCGGGCGACCTACTCGGTGGCGAACAAAGCGGATTTATCAACGAAATCGGGTTTGAAACCTATCAGAAAATTCTGCAAGAAGCCATCGTGGAGCTAAAAGAAAACGAATTTTCCGACTTGTATCAAACCAAAGAAGAAGACAAATCGTACCTAAGTGATACGCATATCGACAGTGATTTTGAACTTTTGTTCCCCGACACATACATAAACCGAGTTGCCGAACGCTTAAATCTTTATAATGAACTGAGTAACATCACTTCGGAAGCCGATTTATTAACTTACGAAAAGAATCTGATTGACCGCTTCGGGCAACTGCCTCCGCAAGCCGTTGATTTACTCAATAGCGTACGCCTAAAATGGATTGCGACCAAAATGGGCATCGAAAAGTTAGTGATGAAAAAAGGAAAAATGACAGGCTATTTTATTTCCGACCAACAAAGTCCGTTTTATCAAAGTCCACGTTTTCACAAGGTGTTGCAATTTGTACAACGCTTCCCCGACCGATGCAAAATGCAGGAAAAAGAAACCCGCAACGGACTGCGATTGTTGCTCATCTTTGAACGAATCACTTCAGTAGATAAAGCCTTAAATATTATGCAATTACTTGAAAAATAA
- a CDS encoding BaiN/RdsA family NAD(P)/FAD-dependent oxidoreductase has protein sequence MFDIIVIGGGAAGFFSAINCAEKNPFLKIAILEKGKEVLSKVKISGGGRCNLTHAEFIPQNLVKNYPRGEKELLSPFHRFMCGDVMDWFESRGVALKTEEDGRVFPLSNNSQTIIDCFTRLVKQLGIELFTSQNVVRFYQSDVGWNVETNTQTFSAKKLIVTTGSNPKIWKILSELGHTIVPPVPSLFTFNTSDLFIKDLSGIAVTSKVSLRDEEGNSLKIKNVAPLLITHWGFSGPAILKLSAWGARILAEKNYKCILEVNWLVTDSEEIRTEEVISILQEIKQNHPRKMLQNTTFFNLPKRLWNRLLEKGGVNPNELWSEISKAQIRNLAQTLTCSRFKIEGKSTFKEEFVTAGGVSLSEINFKTFESKLFKDLYLAGEIIDVDAITGGFNFQNAWTGGYLISESIG, from the coding sequence ATGTTTGATATAATCGTCATAGGTGGCGGAGCAGCGGGATTTTTCTCAGCAATCAATTGTGCTGAGAAAAATCCTTTTTTAAAAATAGCCATTCTCGAAAAAGGAAAAGAAGTACTTTCTAAGGTAAAAATCTCAGGTGGAGGACGTTGTAATTTAACGCACGCCGAATTTATTCCTCAGAATTTGGTTAAGAATTATCCAAGAGGAGAAAAAGAGTTGTTGAGTCCTTTCCATCGTTTTATGTGTGGCGATGTGATGGATTGGTTTGAAAGTAGGGGAGTGGCTTTAAAAACAGAAGAAGACGGACGTGTTTTTCCTCTTTCGAACAATTCACAAACGATAATTGATTGTTTTACAAGATTGGTGAAACAGCTTGGTATAGAGTTGTTTACTTCTCAAAACGTGGTTCGATTTTATCAATCAGATGTTGGTTGGAACGTGGAAACGAATACACAAACTTTTTCTGCTAAAAAACTAATTGTAACCACTGGAAGCAACCCGAAAATCTGGAAAATATTGTCAGAATTAGGGCATACGATTGTACCTCCGGTTCCTTCTTTATTTACATTTAATACCTCGGATTTATTTATAAAAGATTTGTCAGGAATTGCAGTCACTTCAAAAGTTTCACTTCGAGATGAAGAGGGTAATTCTTTGAAAATAAAGAATGTAGCTCCTTTGTTGATTACTCATTGGGGATTTAGCGGTCCCGCCATACTGAAACTTTCGGCTTGGGGAGCAAGGATTTTAGCAGAGAAGAATTATAAGTGTATTCTGGAAGTGAATTGGCTTGTGACTGATTCAGAAGAGATTCGTACAGAGGAAGTTATTTCTATATTACAAGAAATAAAACAAAATCACCCTCGAAAAATGCTACAAAACACGACCTTTTTTAATCTCCCTAAACGATTGTGGAACAGATTGTTAGAAAAAGGAGGTGTAAATCCAAATGAGCTTTGGTCGGAAATAAGCAAAGCTCAAATTCGTAATTTAGCACAAACCTTGACCTGCTCTCGGTTTAAGATAGAAGGAAAATCAACTTTTAAAGAAGAATTTGTGACGGCAGGCGGTGTTTCTCTTTCTGAAATTAATTTTAAAACATTTGAAAGTAAGCTGTTTAAAGATTTGTACTTGGCAGGAGAAATCATTGATGTTGACGCTATTACAGGCGGATTTAACTTCCAAAATGCTTGGACGGGCGGTTATTTAATATCTGAATCCATTGGTTGA
- a CDS encoding cell division protein ZapA → MDNTLKIKLSIADRVYPLVIEPHQEEGFRKAAKEINEMIHNFERNYELKDKRDALAMCTIVLATQIEQAKIDESNQDLTIKEKLENISKMIDSII, encoded by the coding sequence ATGGATAACACCTTGAAAATAAAGCTTTCTATCGCTGATAGAGTTTATCCATTGGTCATAGAACCACATCAGGAAGAGGGGTTCAGAAAGGCTGCAAAAGAAATTAATGAAATGATTCATAATTTTGAACGAAACTATGAATTGAAAGATAAAAGAGATGCCTTGGCTATGTGTACCATCGTTTTGGCTACACAAATTGAGCAAGCTAAGATTGATGAAAGTAATCAAGATTTAACAATTAAAGAAAAATTAGAAAATATTAGCAAAATGATAGATTCTATCATTTGA